Genomic DNA from Paenibacillus sp. MBLB1832:
TCCTCATCGGTAGGTCAAACGTTGGATTTGATTACGCCGGATGAGGATGATGTTACCCGCGAGATGATGAAATCGCAAATGGCGAATAATCAAGCTCAATCAGCAACTGACATGCAATTTTCACCACTGAACCCACCAAAGCTAGTCACCAAGAATAATTTGGACCCTGAACAACTGGCCGGTGCCTTAAGGCGTATGTCTGAAGATTAAGGATGGTGAATCTTAAATCATGATCGATCAAAAGCAAGTTCAACTTGCCAATATGGAGTTGTGGAAGCAATGGAAGGAACAGAACTTAATTGCTGCAAGACAAGCTCTTATTGAGAGCTACTTGCCTTTGGTTGAGTATGTTGCTGGGCGCATGGCCATTGGACTTCCCAAAAGTGTTTCCAAGGATGATTTATCAAGTTTCGGCGTGATGGGTCTTATTGATGCCATCGAGAAGTTCGATTACGCACGGGGACTTCAATTCGAAACTTACGCCTCCTGGAGAATCCGCGGTGCAATTATTGATGGATTGCGCCAAGGAGATTGGGTGCCGAGATCTGTTAGGGAAAAAGCGAAGAAGGTCGAAGACGCCTATCAGAAGCTGGAGCAGCAACATCTGCGTTCTGTGACGGATCAGGAAATAAGTGCATATTTACAAATAAGTGAACAAGATTTCCAACAGATGCTGCAAGACATTTCGATTACAACGGTGTGTTCGATTGACGACCCAATACGTGAAGAGGATTCGGAAACTCGGCTTTCTTTGATTATTGACGAGAAAGCGAAGAATCCTGAATATCAAGTTAATCAATTTTATTTGCAAGAGTCATTGGCCAAAGCGATCGATCGGCTAACTGAAAAAGAGAGAACAGTGGTATCTTTATTTTATTTCGAAGAGTTATCTTTAAGTGAAATTGCCGAGGTTATGTGTTTGTCACCATCACGAATTTCACAGCTTCACTCGAAAGCAATATTAAGGCTTAAAGGCGTACTTGGACGTTTCAAGACTCAACTTTTTCAAGAATAAAATAATTTTGAAAGAATGGAAGGTGGTGTGTCCATGATTGAGGGGAACATGCCCTTGGATTTCTACATTAGTATTTCTGTCTCCGATGATAAGCTGTCAGCCTATATGCAGATCAGTAATATTTATGACGAGTTTAAAGTTACTGCAGGTCAATTAGCAGATCTTGTTCAGAAGAACCATATTCAACATGGGTTAAATCACGTTCTTATTGCTGAAATTGCAGCAAATCCAAAGTCTTTTTATCTCAAGAAGACACTTATTGCATCAGGTACAAAGCCAGTAGAAGGTCAAAATGGCTTTATTAAATTAACATTTGATTTTGATGACAATGACAAAAAACCTTTAGAGCTGGAAGACGGCAAGGTCAATTATAAAGAAGTTGTTTCACTTCATAATGTACGTAAGGGCCAATTGATTGGCCAACGATTCTTGGCTACTGCAGGCACACCTGGGCGCGCGGTAACGGGAGAAACTCTATTTACGAAAGCAGGCAAGGATGTTCGGTTTAAGCTTGGAAAAAATGTTGTAACCGATGCGGAGCAGAATGGTTTGTATGCGACGATTGATGGTATGGTCGTTCGGACAGATCGGGACAAAATTAATGTGTTCCCTGTTTATGAAATTAACGGGAATGTGGACTATAATGTAGGAAATATTGATTTTATAGGCACTGTTGTCATTCGCGGCAATGTATTACCAGGCTTTAAGATCCGTGCTGCTGGCGACATTCGAGTAACAGGCGGCGTTGAAGCTGCGGAGCTTGAAGCCGAAGGCTCGATTGATATTTCTGCTGGTATCGTAGGTCAGAATAAAGCTTTTATCAAAGCTGGCAAAAACATCAAGAGTTCGTTTATCCAAGATGCAACGATTGAAGTCGCTGGTGATCTTACTGTTACACAAAGCATTATGCATTCAACAGTTCGAGCAGGCAGAGGGGTTCATTGTGTAGGCTCCAAAGGTCTCATTGTTGGTGGTACGATTCAAGCAGGAGAGCTCGTTTCCGCAAGAACGGTAGGGAATTCCATGTCAACGACAACCATCATTGAAGTGGGAGTGCTACCAGAACTTCGCAATGAAATGCTGCACCTTCGAAATCAACTCAGAGTAACAATGGAAAACTCAGAGAAGACCGATAAAGCGCTTTCCATTCTGGATCAACTTGCTGCGGTGGGTCAGTTAAGCCCAGATAAGCTTGCAATGAGGATCAAATTAAACAACACTAAAAAGCAGGCAATTGATGAACAGAGTGCCATAAAGGAACGCATCTTAGAGATTGAGAAATCACTTGAAGATTCGGAAAATGCGAAGGTTCAAATCGTCTCAACCATTTATGGCGGAACTAAAATTGTGATTGGTCGATACACCAAGTTTATTAAGGATCCTACGAGCCGCGTGACGTTCCGATTGCATGAAGGTGACATTACATTTAGTACCAATGTGTAAGTGAAGGGGGAGTAAGCGATGAGTTTCAAAGCCATCGATTTACAGTTCGCTGTGCACAAGAACGATGAAGCTGGGATTAAGCAGAATCAGCTTATGCAGAAGCCTCGGCAAGACGAAGCCATTCTTGAGAATCAGGCATCTCAGGCGACGGAGAAGGATCGATATCGCAGCAGTAAGCTCGAAGAGAGTGCAAGAGCTGATATCAAAGATCGTCGAGAGCAAAAACACGCTAAAAGGGTTAAAAAGAAGCGTGAAACTTCGGCAACGGATGCTTTATCGAGTTCTTTCGTTTCAGAATCACAGTCGAGCCATCCCTATAAAGGCCATCACATTGATTTATCCTTATAATTTTGCTATAGAAATAGGTGAAGATCATGGCTATGCAACCTGTGTTGTATGTCATTCTTCTAGGCCTTCTACTAATCGTCTACGCCAGATTTATTCCTGCAAGCCAGGGGAACGTCTCTGATGCGAAGACGACTGTTGTAAAAGAAATAGAAGATACAATTGAACATTTTGCCGCGGAAATGGATGAGCAGAATCAAGCGATGCTTGATCTGTTTTCCAAAACAAAACAAGATTATGAAGTAGAATTAGCCAAGTTAGCAGGACGGTTAGAAACGTTGGAACGACAGAAGCATGAGTTGTCCAGAGAGCTTACTACGCTGAGTGTTAACCAACAGCAACCCAATCGAGCTGAGTCAACCTTATCTACAGTGGCTAATGATCTACAAGAGCCGATATCACAACCGATCCAGCAAGTAAACCCAGTTGCACCAGTAGAAGCGGAAAATGTTCCAGAGGAGCCTGTTTATCAAGGCTTAAGCATGAAAAGCAGATACGTTGAGCTGTTTGGGTTACATGATCAGGGGAAGAGTGTGGAAGCGATAGCTAAAAAATTAAATATGAACAAGGGCGAGGTTAGTTTGATCCTTCAGCTTGCAAGACAGGAGGAACGGACACGTGTTTAAGAATCGTTCATTGGTAACAGGCATGGGGATCGGTATTATTGTGGGGGCACTGCTCCTTCAAGTGATGCTGGGGCGTTCAAGCGCACCAGGCAATTCGGGTATTTCGATGGATGAAATGGATCCTCAGAAATTAAAGGTAGAGACATCGAAATATTTTCAAGTTTTTGATCTAAATGTGAAAATGTATACACAAGCTGAGTTGGATGTCGCGGTGCAGAAGAAGCTCAAGGATGAAGCGGATAAGCAAGCTGCTGCTTCCAAGGGGCAAGAACAATCTAAACCATCTCCACAAGCGTCACCACAACCAACAGCGCAAACCTCGACATCAAAAGTTGTTATTTACATTCAGCCAAACCTCGATGCTACTGCCGTGGCTGATCTACTTGTTAAATCTGGTGTTGTAACGGATCGAAAGGCGTTTGTCACCGAATTGGACAAGCATGGTGGAAGCACGAAACTTCAGATTGGCTATCACGAATTTGAAGGCGTCATGGATATGCAAAAAATTGTTTCAAATCTTATCACCGTACAATAGTAGGTATCATTTAAGGATCTTTTAATAAGATCTTTTTTTGTTTGTTTGGACATAATTTATCCAATTAACGGGTAAAATGACATTCAGGATAAATGGTTGCATCGGTTTTTGAGTTGTGGTATATTTATTCACGGTGTTAAAAACTCACGCCCGTCAATTTGCATAATGGTGCTTACTGCGGTAAGTGTTATGCGAAGATGCGAGGGGCGGCGGATACCAAATAAACCATTTTAGAGGAGGGATTGGGGATGGCAGTTATCTCCATGAAACAGCTTTTAGAAGCTGGCGTACATTTCGGTCACCAAACACGTCGTTGGAATCCGAAAATGGACAAGTACATTTTCACAGAAAGAAACGGTATTTACATTATCGACCTACAAAAAACAGTTAAGAAAGTTGAAGAAGCATACAACTTTGTTAAATCTGTTTCCGAAGATAATGGTACAATTCTTTTCGTAGGAACTAAGAAACAAGCACAAGATTCCGTTGCTGAAGAAGCAGAACGTTGTGGCATGTACTTCATTAACCAACGTTGGTTGGGCGGTACACTTACAAACTTCGCAACAATTCAAAAACGTATCGATCGCTTGAAAACTCTTGAAAGATGGGAAGAGGATGGCACTTTCGAAGTTCTTCCTAAGAAAGAAGTTATCATCCTTCGCAAAGAGAAAGAACGTCTTGAGAAATTCCTAGGCGGTATCAAGAACATGAAAGGTCTGCCAAGCGCACTTTTCATTATCGATCCTCGTAAAGAGCGTATTGCTGTAGCAGAAGCTCGCAAATTGGGTATTCCAATCGTTGGTATCGTAGATACAAACTGTGATCCAGACGAAATCGATTACGTGATTCCAGGTAACGATGACGCGATTCGCGCGGTTAAATTGTTGACTGCGAAAATTGCTGATGCGGTTATCGAAGCACACCAAGGCGAGCAAACAACAGCTTAATTGATAGAAATTTGAAAAGGGTGGTTGGAAGGTGTAACAGCCTGTCACCACCCTTTTTTTAAAGAGTCCATAAGCGTTACATATTGACCATAACTATTTATCAGGAGGTTTCTTCCATGGCAGTTACAGCAGCACAAGTGAAAGAATTACGTGAAAAAACAGGTGCAGGGATGTTAGATTGCAAGAAAGCACTTGAAGAAGCAAACGGCGATATCACCAAAGCTGGTGAGATTCTTCGTGAGAAAGGTCTTTCCGCGGCAGCTAACAAAGCTGGACGTATTGCTACAGAAGGCGCTGTTGAGTCATACATCCACGCTGGCGGTAAAGTAGGCGTTCTTGTTGAGATCAACTGTGAAACTGACTTCGTTGGTAAAACAGAGCAATTCAGAACGTTCTGCAAAGACATCGCAATGCACATCGCTGCAGCAAACCCAACTTATGTTCGTCGTGAAGAAGTGCCAACAGAGGCTTTGGAGAAAGAGAAAGAAATTCTTCGTAACCAAGCTTTGAACGAAGGCAAGCCTGAAAAAATCATTGAGAAAATGGTTGAAGGCCGCATCGGCAAATACTACGAAGAGTTCTGCTTGATGGAGCAACAATTCGTTAAAGATCCAGATAAAACAATCGATCAATTGTTGAATGAGAAAATCGCTGCAATCGGCGAGAACATCTCCATCCGTCGTTTTGTTCGTTTTGGTCTTGGTGAAGGTCTTGAGAAGAAACAAGAAAACTTTGCTGAAGAAGTTATGTCACAAGTTAAACTATAATAGGATTTCAAAAAAGTTGGAACACTTGGTGTTCCTTCTTTTTTAGCCCTTAAACAGATTGGTTATGCATGGAAACGGAGGTCATCCAAGTTGGGTCAACCATTTTATAAACGAATAGTGCTTAAATTAAGCGGCGAAGCTTTAGCTGGTCAGCAAGGATATGGCATTGATTCAGAAGTTATCACCTCCATTGCTCAACAAGTGAAGGATGTAGTAGAATTAAACGTTGAGGTAGCTATCGTTGTAGGCGGCGGGAACATTTGGCGGGGTATCGCAGGTAGCGAGAAGGGCATGGATCGAGCAACGGCGGATTACATGGGGATGCTTGCGACGGTCATGAATTCACTAGCCCTGCAAGATGCGCTTGAGAACATCGAGGTACCGACACGCGTCCAGTCCTCAATTACGATGCAACAAGTTGCAGAGCCATACATACGTAGAAGAGCTATGCGCCACCTTGAAAAGGGCAGAGTTGTTATTTTCGCTGCTGGCACAGGCAACCCATACTTCTCAACAGATACAACTGCTGCACTAAGAGCTGCTGAAATTGAAGCTGAAGTTATTCTTATGGCCAAAAATAAAGTGGACGGTGTATATTCTGCCGATCCATTTAAAGATCCAACTGCGAAGAAATTCGAAACATTGACGTATATGGAAGTTATCAGCAAAAATCTTGGTGTCATGGACTCCACTGCATCTTCCCTATGTATGGATAACAACATTCCACTAGTTGTGTTTAACATCACGGAAAAAGGGAATATCAAACGAGTAGTCCTTGGCGAGAAAATTGGGACAACAGTTAAAGGAAGTGTATAATCATGCCACAATCCATTAAAAAGAATGCTGAAGATCGTATGGACAAAGCGATCGGTGCGTTAAGAAGAGATTTGTCATCTCTTCGTGCTGGACGTGCAACACCATCTCTTTTGGATCGCATTCAAGTTGAATACTACGGGGCTATGACGCCTGTTAATCAGCTTGCCAATCTGACAACACCTGATTCTCGTACACTTCTCATTCAACCTTGGGACAAAAGTTCCATGTCTTCGATTGAGAAAGCAATTATGAAATCGGATCTAGGCTTAACACCATCGAATGATGGTATCGTGATTCGTATTGTTATTCCTGCATTAACAGAAGAGCGTCGTAGTGATCTGGTAAAAATGACGAAGAAGTTTGGCGAAGAAGCCAAAATTGCGATTCGTAATATTCGCCGTGATGCAAATGACGAAATTAAGAAGCTAGAGAAAGCTGGTATTTCTGAAGATGAATCCCGTAAGCATCAAGAGGATATTCAGAAGTTCACAGATAAATTCGTAGCTGAAGTTGAGAAAGTTTTGGCTGCTAAAGAAAAAGAAATCATGGAAGTCTAAGATAGATATGCCCCCGGGTATTTGCTGGGGGTTTTTCATCTTTCCCTGTTGGGAGGAACAACTGTGCTCAAACTATTCAAGATGTGGTTAAACAAGAAGACGAAGCCTGCCGCTTCAACATCGCCTGAGATAGATCTGGACAAAGTTCCTGCACATATTGCGATCATTATGGACGGGAACGGTCGTTGGGCTAAACAAAGAGGCCTTCCACGTGTCGCAGGGCACCATTCAGGTATGAGAAATGTGAAGAAAATTACGATGGCAGCCAATGAACTTGGTGTTAAGGTTTTGACCATGTATGCCTTTTCGACGGAAAATTGGAAGAGGCCTAAAGAAGAAGTTGAGTTTCTAATGAAACTTCCACAAGAATTTTTTCCATTAGAAATAGAAGAGTTGATTCAGAATAACGTTCGAATCCGGATGACGGGCTGGAAAGAAGGTTTGCCTGATTACACGCTGAAAGCGATTGAAGGCGCCATTGAACGGACAAAGGACAATACGG
This window encodes:
- a CDS encoding FliA/WhiG family RNA polymerase sigma factor gives rise to the protein MIDQKQVQLANMELWKQWKEQNLIAARQALIESYLPLVEYVAGRMAIGLPKSVSKDDLSSFGVMGLIDAIEKFDYARGLQFETYASWRIRGAIIDGLRQGDWVPRSVREKAKKVEDAYQKLEQQHLRSVTDQEISAYLQISEQDFQQMLQDISITTVCSIDDPIREEDSETRLSLIIDEKAKNPEYQVNQFYLQESLAKAIDRLTEKERTVVSLFYFEELSLSEIAEVMCLSPSRISQLHSKAILRLKGVLGRFKTQLFQE
- a CDS encoding FapA family protein, which gives rise to MIEGNMPLDFYISISVSDDKLSAYMQISNIYDEFKVTAGQLADLVQKNHIQHGLNHVLIAEIAANPKSFYLKKTLIASGTKPVEGQNGFIKLTFDFDDNDKKPLELEDGKVNYKEVVSLHNVRKGQLIGQRFLATAGTPGRAVTGETLFTKAGKDVRFKLGKNVVTDAEQNGLYATIDGMVVRTDRDKINVFPVYEINGNVDYNVGNIDFIGTVVIRGNVLPGFKIRAAGDIRVTGGVEAAELEAEGSIDISAGIVGQNKAFIKAGKNIKSSFIQDATIEVAGDLTVTQSIMHSTVRAGRGVHCVGSKGLIVGGTIQAGELVSARTVGNSMSTTTIIEVGVLPELRNEMLHLRNQLRVTMENSEKTDKALSILDQLAAVGQLSPDKLAMRIKLNNTKKQAIDEQSAIKERILEIEKSLEDSENAKVQIVSTIYGGTKIVIGRYTKFIKDPTSRVTFRLHEGDITFSTNV
- a CDS encoding DUF6115 domain-containing protein, producing MAMQPVLYVILLGLLLIVYARFIPASQGNVSDAKTTVVKEIEDTIEHFAAEMDEQNQAMLDLFSKTKQDYEVELAKLAGRLETLERQKHELSRELTTLSVNQQQPNRAESTLSTVANDLQEPISQPIQQVNPVAPVEAENVPEEPVYQGLSMKSRYVELFGLHDQGKSVEAIAKKLNMNKGEVSLILQLARQEERTRV
- the rpsB gene encoding 30S ribosomal protein S2 — encoded protein: MAVISMKQLLEAGVHFGHQTRRWNPKMDKYIFTERNGIYIIDLQKTVKKVEEAYNFVKSVSEDNGTILFVGTKKQAQDSVAEEAERCGMYFINQRWLGGTLTNFATIQKRIDRLKTLERWEEDGTFEVLPKKEVIILRKEKERLEKFLGGIKNMKGLPSALFIIDPRKERIAVAEARKLGIPIVGIVDTNCDPDEIDYVIPGNDDAIRAVKLLTAKIADAVIEAHQGEQTTA
- the tsf gene encoding translation elongation factor Ts; translation: MAVTAAQVKELREKTGAGMLDCKKALEEANGDITKAGEILREKGLSAAANKAGRIATEGAVESYIHAGGKVGVLVEINCETDFVGKTEQFRTFCKDIAMHIAAANPTYVRREEVPTEALEKEKEILRNQALNEGKPEKIIEKMVEGRIGKYYEEFCLMEQQFVKDPDKTIDQLLNEKIAAIGENISIRRFVRFGLGEGLEKKQENFAEEVMSQVKL
- the pyrH gene encoding UMP kinase, which encodes MGQPFYKRIVLKLSGEALAGQQGYGIDSEVITSIAQQVKDVVELNVEVAIVVGGGNIWRGIAGSEKGMDRATADYMGMLATVMNSLALQDALENIEVPTRVQSSITMQQVAEPYIRRRAMRHLEKGRVVIFAAGTGNPYFSTDTTAALRAAEIEAEVILMAKNKVDGVYSADPFKDPTAKKFETLTYMEVISKNLGVMDSTASSLCMDNNIPLVVFNITEKGNIKRVVLGEKIGTTVKGSV
- the frr gene encoding ribosome recycling factor, which gives rise to MPQSIKKNAEDRMDKAIGALRRDLSSLRAGRATPSLLDRIQVEYYGAMTPVNQLANLTTPDSRTLLIQPWDKSSMSSIEKAIMKSDLGLTPSNDGIVIRIVIPALTEERRSDLVKMTKKFGEEAKIAIRNIRRDANDEIKKLEKAGISEDESRKHQEDIQKFTDKFVAEVEKVLAAKEKEIMEV
- a CDS encoding isoprenyl transferase, with product MWLNKKTKPAASTSPEIDLDKVPAHIAIIMDGNGRWAKQRGLPRVAGHHSGMRNVKKITMAANELGVKVLTMYAFSTENWKRPKEEVEFLMKLPQEFFPLEIEELIQNNVRIRMTGWKEGLPDYTLKAIEGAIERTKDNTGLILNFALNYGSRKEMLVGVQNMIQDVKAGSLDSTEIDEACFSSYMLTSDLPDPDLLIRTSGELRISNFLLWQLAYSELWFTDAYWPEFTEDLFLQAIAEFQRRGRRFGGI